The Mycobacterium sp. 3519A genome contains a region encoding:
- a CDS encoding ABC transporter ATP-binding protein/permease: MRRFLAASVACGVVISGATIASAVVLADIVAGVVTDPATRTLTHWAGPLWILAALWSIRTVAHWLQGRLSQRGATAVIADLAAEVLRRVTALPPRELALHRDGAATLITRGLDGLRPYFTAYLPSLFLAAILTPAAVVAIAIYDWRSAVVVVIALPLIPIFMVLIGMLTRDRSAAALAAMTTLQSRLMDLVAGIPTLRALGRVNGSAQRIAELGAAHRRSAMSTLRIAFLSSLVLELLATLGVALVAVGVGLRLVFGDMTLAAGLTALLLAPEVFWPLRRVGMEFHAAQDGKTAADKAFELLDQLRTRPVRPPSLDVPLEPGLVTVLTGPNGIGKTTLLHSILGLDSPQPQARWGQVAWLAHRPVLIPGSVRDNLELFGPLSDIEAACRAAGFDEVLATLPDGLDTVIGRDGVGLSLGQRQRLGLARVFGSAATVLLLDEPTSHLDARMEARVLKAIVERARAGASVLVVGHRDAVLAIGDRVVHMGSLIDV; encoded by the coding sequence ATGCGGCGCTTCCTTGCCGCATCGGTGGCCTGCGGCGTGGTGATCAGCGGTGCCACCATCGCGTCGGCCGTGGTGTTGGCGGACATCGTCGCCGGGGTCGTCACCGACCCGGCCACCCGCACACTGACGCATTGGGCAGGGCCGCTGTGGATTCTGGCGGCACTGTGGTCGATCCGCACGGTCGCGCACTGGCTGCAGGGCAGGCTGTCGCAACGCGGCGCGACGGCCGTGATCGCCGACCTGGCAGCCGAAGTGCTGCGTCGCGTCACCGCGCTGCCGCCGCGCGAACTCGCCCTGCACCGTGATGGCGCCGCCACGCTGATCACCCGGGGACTCGACGGGCTGCGCCCGTACTTCACCGCATACCTGCCGTCGCTGTTCCTGGCCGCCATCCTGACCCCGGCCGCGGTGGTGGCGATCGCCATCTACGACTGGCGGTCCGCGGTGGTCGTGGTGATCGCGCTGCCGCTGATCCCGATCTTCATGGTGCTCATCGGCATGCTGACCCGCGACAGGTCCGCTGCGGCGCTGGCGGCGATGACCACGCTGCAGTCGCGGCTGATGGATCTGGTGGCGGGCATACCCACCCTGCGGGCGCTCGGCAGGGTGAACGGGTCCGCGCAGCGGATCGCCGAACTCGGCGCGGCGCACCGACGCTCGGCGATGTCGACACTGCGCATCGCGTTTTTGTCCTCCCTGGTGCTCGAACTGCTGGCCACCCTCGGTGTCGCGCTCGTTGCGGTCGGGGTGGGCCTGCGCCTGGTGTTCGGCGATATGACACTGGCCGCGGGCCTGACCGCACTGCTGCTGGCGCCCGAGGTGTTCTGGCCGCTGCGCCGCGTCGGGATGGAATTCCACGCCGCGCAGGACGGAAAGACCGCTGCCGACAAGGCATTCGAGTTGCTCGACCAGTTGCGGACCCGACCGGTGCGGCCACCCTCGCTGGACGTCCCGCTCGAGCCAGGGCTGGTCACGGTGTTGACCGGGCCCAACGGCATCGGCAAAACCACGCTGCTGCACAGCATTCTCGGGCTCGACTCACCGCAGCCGCAGGCCAGGTGGGGTCAGGTGGCGTGGCTGGCGCACCGGCCGGTCCTCATCCCCGGTAGCGTGCGCGACAACCTCGAGTTGTTCGGTCCGCTTTCCGACATCGAAGCCGCCTGCCGCGCCGCGGGTTTCGACGAGGTGTTGGCGACGCTGCCGGACGGCCTCGACACGGTCATCGGCCGCGACGGAGTCGGCCTGTCCCTGGGGCAGCGCCAACGGCTCGGCCTGGCGAGGGTGTTCGGTTCCGCGGCCACGGTGCTGCTGCTCGACGAGCCGACGTCTCATCTGGACGCCCGGATGGAAGCCCGCGTGCTGAAGGCCATCGTCGAGCGTGCACGCGCGGGGGCGAGCGTGCTAGTGGTAGGCCACCGCGATGCTGTGCTGGCGATCGGCGACCGGGTGGTGCACATGGGGAGCCTGATCGATGTTTGA
- the cydB gene encoding cytochrome d ubiquinol oxidase subunit II — MGLQHLWFFLIAALFLGFLILEGFDFGVGMLMAPLGAAGDGDPETRRRAVLNTIGPVWDANEVWLITAGASMFAAFPNWYATLFSALYLPLLAILFAMILRIVGIEWRGKIDDPTWRARADAGIAIGSWLPAILWGVAFAILLRGLPIDGDHRVHLTIGDVLNPYTLLGGLATASLFAFYGAVFIALKTAGPVRDDAFRFARLLSAPVVVLVGGFGLWTQLAHGKTWTWLPLAVAVVALLTAVTLMWLHRREGLAFVSMVVVIAAVAVLVFGSMYPNLLPSTLNPDWSVTIYNGSSTPYTLKIMSWASLTLLPLVMIYQGWTYWVFRRRITADAIPASIGLARRSN, encoded by the coding sequence ATGGGACTCCAACATCTATGGTTCTTCCTGATCGCGGCGCTGTTCCTCGGCTTCCTGATACTGGAAGGTTTCGATTTCGGCGTCGGAATGCTGATGGCGCCGCTCGGCGCGGCTGGTGACGGTGACCCCGAAACCCGTAGGCGCGCAGTGCTCAACACCATCGGCCCGGTCTGGGACGCCAACGAGGTGTGGCTGATCACGGCGGGCGCATCGATGTTCGCCGCATTTCCCAACTGGTACGCGACCCTGTTCTCGGCCCTGTACCTGCCGTTGCTCGCGATCCTGTTCGCGATGATCCTGCGCATCGTCGGTATCGAGTGGCGCGGCAAGATCGACGACCCGACCTGGCGGGCGCGGGCCGACGCGGGTATCGCCATCGGCTCGTGGCTGCCCGCCATCCTATGGGGCGTCGCATTCGCAATCCTGTTGCGGGGCTTGCCGATCGACGGCGACCACCGCGTCCACCTGACCATCGGCGACGTGCTCAACCCGTACACGCTGCTCGGCGGGCTGGCCACCGCCTCGCTGTTCGCCTTCTACGGCGCGGTGTTCATCGCGTTGAAGACCGCCGGCCCGGTGCGCGACGATGCCTTCCGCTTCGCGCGGCTGTTGTCCGCACCCGTCGTGGTGCTGGTCGGCGGGTTCGGGCTGTGGACGCAACTGGCCCACGGCAAGACGTGGACCTGGTTGCCGCTCGCGGTCGCCGTCGTCGCACTGCTGACCGCCGTCACCCTGATGTGGTTGCACCGCCGCGAAGGCCTTGCCTTCGTGTCGATGGTCGTGGTGATCGCGGCCGTGGCCGTGCTGGTGTTCGGTTCGATGTATCCGAACCTGCTGCCGTCCACACTGAATCCCGACTGGAGCGTCACGATCTATAACGGGTCCTCCACCCCGTACACGCTGAAGATCATGTCCTGGGCGTCGCTGACGCTGCTGCCGCTGGTGATGATCTACCAGGGCTGGACCTACTGGGTGTTCCGCCGCCGCATCACCGCCGACGCGATACCCGCTTCCATCGGACTTGCGAGGCGATCGAACTGA
- a CDS encoding cytochrome ubiquinol oxidase subunit I: MDALDVSRWQFGITTVYHFIFVPLTIGLAPLIAAMQTAWVITGNTGWYRLTRFFGKLFLINFAMGVATGIVQEFQFGMNWSEYSRFVGDIFGAPLAFEGLVAFFFESTFIGLWIFGWSRLPRLVHLACIWVVAIAVNASAYFIIAANSFMQHPVGATFNPQTGRAELVDFGALLTNNTAIWAFLHAVTGAFLTAGAFVAGVSAWLMVRSHKRPEQAGQATSMYRPATIAGCLVVLAAAGGLFFTGDFQGKLMFVQQPMKMASAESLCHTETDPDFSILTIGTHNNCDSVSHVIEVPYVLPFLAESKFEGVTLQGVKDLQQSYEQRFGPGDYRPNLFVTYWAFRAMIGLLAVPVAFALLALWLTRRGRIPDQRWFGWFALLTIPAPFLANSSGWVFTEMGRQPWVVAPNPTGDQMVRLTVQQGVSDHAAGTVFFSLAVFTLLYGVLAVIWFWLMRRYVVEGPLEHDSEPAPPTPPQSDDVAPLSFAY, from the coding sequence ATGGACGCGCTGGATGTCTCACGGTGGCAGTTCGGCATCACCACCGTCTACCACTTCATATTCGTCCCGCTGACGATCGGCCTTGCTCCGCTGATCGCGGCGATGCAGACGGCGTGGGTGATCACCGGCAACACCGGCTGGTACCGCCTGACGCGGTTCTTCGGGAAACTGTTCCTGATCAACTTCGCGATGGGCGTGGCCACCGGGATCGTCCAGGAGTTCCAGTTCGGGATGAACTGGAGCGAGTACTCGCGCTTCGTGGGTGACATCTTCGGTGCGCCGTTGGCGTTCGAGGGACTGGTCGCGTTCTTCTTCGAGTCGACGTTCATCGGGCTGTGGATCTTCGGATGGAGTCGGCTGCCGCGACTGGTGCACCTCGCCTGCATCTGGGTCGTTGCGATCGCCGTCAACGCCTCGGCGTACTTCATCATCGCGGCAAACTCGTTCATGCAGCATCCGGTCGGCGCCACGTTCAATCCGCAGACGGGGCGCGCAGAACTCGTCGACTTCGGCGCCCTGCTGACCAACAACACTGCGATCTGGGCGTTCCTGCATGCGGTCACCGGGGCGTTTCTCACCGCGGGCGCGTTCGTGGCCGGTGTGTCCGCGTGGCTGATGGTGCGCTCACACAAGCGGCCTGAACAAGCAGGCCAGGCAACAAGCATGTACCGGCCCGCCACCATCGCCGGCTGCCTGGTCGTATTGGCGGCCGCGGGCGGGCTCTTCTTCACCGGCGACTTCCAAGGCAAGCTGATGTTCGTCCAGCAGCCGATGAAGATGGCGTCGGCGGAGTCGTTGTGCCACACCGAAACCGACCCGGACTTCTCGATCCTGACGATCGGCACGCACAACAACTGTGACAGCGTCTCCCACGTCATTGAGGTGCCGTACGTACTGCCGTTCCTGGCGGAGAGCAAGTTCGAGGGGGTCACTCTTCAGGGAGTCAAGGACCTGCAGCAGTCCTACGAGCAGAGGTTCGGTCCAGGCGACTACCGGCCGAATCTGTTCGTGACGTACTGGGCGTTCCGCGCGATGATCGGATTGCTCGCTGTCCCAGTCGCTTTCGCGCTGCTGGCGTTGTGGCTGACCCGGCGCGGCCGGATTCCCGATCAGCGGTGGTTCGGGTGGTTCGCCCTCTTGACCATTCCGGCACCGTTCCTCGCCAACTCGTCCGGCTGGGTGTTCACCGAAATGGGCAGGCAGCCATGGGTTGTCGCCCCGAATCCGACCGGCGACCAGATGGTCCGGTTGACGGTGCAACAGGGTGTCTCCGACCACGCGGCGGGCACGGTGTTCTTCTCGCTGGCCGTCTTCACGTTGCTCTACGGCGTGCTGGCCGTGATCTGGTTCTGGCTGATGCGTCGCTACGTGGTCGAGGGTCCGCTCGAGCACGACTCCGAACCGGCGCCGCCCACCCCGCCGCAGTCCGACGACGTGGCCCCGCTGTCCTTCGCGTACTGA
- a CDS encoding HdeD family acid-resistance protein, whose product MESLAPPAMLQHLWKSALLSGILAVILGVLALMWPGKTIVVAAIVFGAYLLVTGIAQVIFAFALHVSAGGRVLLFLSGAAALILAVLCFRSLADSILLLAIWIGVGFIFRGVATAVSAISDPTLPGRAWEIFIGVISLIAGVVMLASPFESIATLTLVVGVWLVVLGVFEVVSAFGIRKASKNATSLVAPPAPTVS is encoded by the coding sequence ATGGAAAGTCTTGCCCCTCCCGCGATGCTGCAGCACCTGTGGAAGTCCGCGCTGCTGTCCGGGATTCTCGCCGTGATTCTCGGCGTTCTCGCGCTCATGTGGCCAGGTAAAACGATCGTCGTCGCGGCAATCGTCTTCGGCGCCTACTTGTTGGTCACCGGTATCGCTCAGGTGATATTTGCGTTCGCGTTGCATGTGTCGGCGGGCGGACGAGTTCTGCTGTTCCTCAGTGGCGCGGCGGCACTCATCCTCGCGGTGTTGTGCTTCCGTAGCCTGGCTGACTCGATTCTGTTGCTGGCCATCTGGATCGGCGTCGGCTTCATCTTCCGCGGCGTCGCGACGGCGGTATCGGCGATCAGTGACCCGACGCTCCCCGGCCGGGCGTGGGAGATCTTCATCGGCGTGATCAGCCTCATCGCGGGCGTCGTGATGCTGGCCTCGCCGTTCGAGTCGATCGCGACCCTGACCTTGGTGGTGGGCGTCTGGCTGGTCGTACTCGGGGTGTTCGAAGTGGTGTCCGCATTCGGCATCCGCAAGGCCAGCAAGAACGCGACGTCCCTGGTCGCGCCGCCAGCCCCGACGGTGAGCTAA
- a CDS encoding DUF732 domain-containing protein, translating into MTNTAIRRTTGGLVAAFFVAVGAAVSIAPANADPVYDQKFLDYLDAKGVPFKNKTDIIRTAKQFCLDMGRQGGSTWKVGYRLMKDQGWTESQAETFIQGAVPTYCPQAWG; encoded by the coding sequence ATGACGAATACGGCGATTCGCCGCACCACAGGCGGGCTCGTGGCGGCCTTTTTCGTTGCGGTCGGAGCGGCCGTATCTATTGCGCCAGCGAATGCGGACCCGGTGTACGACCAGAAGTTCCTCGATTACCTCGACGCCAAGGGTGTGCCGTTCAAGAACAAGACCGACATCATTCGAACCGCCAAGCAGTTCTGCCTCGACATGGGACGCCAAGGCGGGTCGACCTGGAAGGTCGGTTACCGACTGATGAAGGATCAGGGTTGGACCGAGTCGCAGGCGGAGACCTTCATCCAGGGGGCGGTCCCGACCTATTGCCCGCAAGCCTGGGGTTAG
- a CDS encoding ABC transporter substrate-binding protein, producing MWRIAAVFAAAGALALSGCSSKSEEAGPTTATTAVSAEKVDAIANTVPEAIKSSGKLIVGVNIPYAPNEFKDPSGKIVGFDVDLMNAIAATLGLQAEYREADFAKIIPSIQGDTFNVGMSSFTDTKEREQSVDFVTYFSAGILWAQKPGAGIDPNNACGKKVAVQATTTEETDELPAKSKACTDAGKPAIDIIKFDGQDAATNAVVLGQADAMSADSPVTLYAIKQSNGKLEAAGEIADAAPYGWPVKKGSPLAQSLKQALEHLIENGQYKQIATNWGVEKGIIDKPVINGAIN from the coding sequence TTGTGGCGTATCGCGGCGGTGTTTGCTGCGGCCGGCGCCCTCGCGCTGTCGGGATGCTCGAGTAAAAGCGAAGAGGCCGGGCCAACGACGGCCACCACAGCGGTGAGCGCGGAGAAGGTGGATGCGATCGCGAACACCGTCCCCGAAGCCATCAAGTCGTCCGGGAAGTTGATCGTGGGCGTCAACATCCCGTACGCGCCCAATGAGTTCAAGGACCCCAGCGGCAAGATCGTCGGCTTCGATGTCGACCTGATGAACGCGATCGCCGCGACGCTGGGCTTGCAGGCCGAGTACCGCGAAGCCGATTTCGCCAAGATCATCCCGTCGATCCAGGGCGATACCTTCAACGTCGGCATGTCGTCGTTCACCGACACCAAGGAGCGTGAGCAGAGCGTCGACTTCGTGACGTACTTCTCGGCCGGCATCCTGTGGGCCCAAAAGCCCGGCGCGGGCATCGATCCCAACAATGCGTGCGGTAAGAAGGTCGCCGTGCAGGCCACCACGACGGAGGAGACCGACGAACTGCCCGCCAAGAGCAAGGCGTGCACCGACGCGGGCAAGCCTGCCATCGACATCATCAAGTTCGACGGTCAGGACGCGGCCACCAACGCCGTCGTGCTGGGCCAGGCTGACGCGATGTCGGCCGACTCGCCGGTGACGCTGTACGCGATCAAACAGAGCAACGGCAAGCTCGAAGCCGCAGGCGAGATCGCCGACGCAGCACCGTACGGCTGGCCGGTGAAGAAGGGCTCGCCGCTGGCGCAGTCACTCAAGCAGGCACTCGAGCATCTGATCGAGAACGGCCAGTACAAGCAGATCGCAACGAACTGGGGCGTCGAGAAGGGCATCATCGACAAGCCGGTGATCAACGGCGCGATCAACTGA
- a CDS encoding amino acid ABC transporter permease, with protein sequence MTVVDSSPSTGPAAIDAVPLRHPWRWVAAVVIVILLGLFLYGVATNPAYRWPIFFEYLFNERILLGVSNTLQLTVYSMVLAIVLGVILSVMRLSPNPVFKSVSWVYLWIFRGTPIYVQLAFWGLIPTIYQKIQLGVPFGPTFFELNLQALSIPFLLATLGLALNEAAYMAEIIRAGINSVPEGQSEASTALGMSWGLTMRRTVLPQAMRVIIPPTGNEVISMLKTTSLVTAVPYAFDLYSIATREIAARTFEPVPLLLVASAWYLAITSIMMVGQYYLERYYSRGASRKLTSKQLEALAKAQMGEPHP encoded by the coding sequence ATGACCGTTGTCGACTCGTCGCCATCCACCGGCCCAGCCGCGATTGATGCCGTCCCACTGCGTCATCCGTGGCGGTGGGTGGCGGCAGTCGTCATCGTCATCCTGCTGGGCCTCTTCCTGTACGGAGTGGCCACCAACCCGGCCTACCGATGGCCGATTTTCTTCGAGTACCTCTTCAACGAGCGGATCTTGCTGGGTGTGTCGAACACCCTCCAGTTGACCGTCTATTCGATGGTGCTGGCGATCGTGCTCGGCGTGATCCTCTCGGTGATGAGGCTGTCGCCCAACCCGGTCTTCAAGTCGGTGTCCTGGGTGTACTTGTGGATCTTTCGCGGCACGCCGATCTATGTGCAGTTGGCGTTTTGGGGGCTGATCCCGACCATCTACCAGAAGATTCAGCTGGGTGTCCCGTTCGGCCCGACGTTCTTCGAGCTCAACCTCCAGGCGCTGTCGATTCCGTTCCTGCTGGCGACGCTCGGCCTGGCGCTGAACGAGGCCGCATACATGGCCGAGATCATCCGCGCCGGAATCAATTCGGTGCCGGAGGGGCAGTCGGAGGCATCCACGGCGCTCGGCATGTCGTGGGGTTTGACCATGCGGCGCACGGTGCTCCCACAGGCGATGCGGGTGATCATCCCGCCGACCGGCAACGAGGTCATCAGCATGCTGAAGACCACGTCACTCGTCACCGCGGTGCCATACGCGTTCGACCTGTACAGCATCGCCACCCGTGAAATCGCCGCGCGCACTTTCGAGCCCGTGCCGTTGCTTCTCGTTGCGTCAGCCTGGTACCTCGCGATCACCAGCATCATGATGGTCGGCCAGTACTACCTCGAGCGGTACTACTCCCGCGGCGCGAGCCGGAAGCTGACGTCCAAACAGCTTGAGGCGCTGGCCAAAGCGCAGATGGGAGAGCCGCATCCATGA
- a CDS encoding amino acid ABC transporter ATP-binding protein codes for MVKAEAVCKDFGALKVLKGITLDVGKGQVLVLVGPSGSGKSTFLRCINHLETVTAGRLYVDGELVGYHERGGKLHEMRPRDVAKQRRDVGMVFQHFNLFPHRTALDNIIEAPLHVKKVKKKEAVDRARDLLVQVGLEDKASAYPAQLSGGQQQRVAIARALAMNPKLMLFDEPTSALDPELVGEVLGVMKKLAQEGMTMVVVTHEMGFAREVANELVFMDGGVVVERGVPREVLSNPQHERTKAFLSKVL; via the coding sequence ATGGTGAAGGCTGAGGCCGTGTGCAAGGACTTCGGCGCGCTCAAGGTGCTCAAGGGCATCACGCTGGACGTCGGAAAGGGCCAGGTGCTGGTGCTGGTCGGGCCGTCCGGTTCCGGCAAGTCGACGTTCCTGCGCTGCATCAACCACCTCGAGACGGTGACCGCGGGCAGACTGTACGTCGACGGTGAACTCGTCGGATATCACGAACGCGGCGGCAAGCTGCACGAGATGAGGCCGCGCGATGTGGCCAAGCAGCGCCGTGACGTCGGAATGGTGTTTCAGCACTTCAACCTTTTCCCGCACCGCACCGCGCTCGACAACATCATCGAGGCGCCGCTGCACGTGAAGAAGGTGAAGAAGAAGGAGGCCGTCGACCGGGCCCGCGACCTCCTCGTCCAAGTCGGGTTGGAGGACAAGGCGAGCGCCTATCCGGCGCAGTTGTCGGGTGGACAGCAGCAGCGCGTCGCCATCGCCCGTGCGCTGGCGATGAACCCGAAGCTGATGCTGTTCGACGAGCCGACGTCGGCGCTCGACCCCGAGTTGGTCGGCGAGGTGCTGGGCGTGATGAAAAAGCTCGCCCAAGAAGGCATGACGATGGTGGTGGTGACGCACGAAATGGGCTTCGCGCGCGAGGTCGCCAACGAATTGGTGTTCATGGACGGCGGCGTCGTCGTCGAACGCGGAGTCCCGCGCGAGGTGCTCAGCAACCCACAACACGAACGCACGAAAGCGTTTCTGTCCAAGGTGTTGTAA
- the macS gene encoding MacS family sensor histidine kinase, with protein sequence MRDRDPATPLWRAAQVFRLLSCLYALGFQIAVNDDLDHPAVGWLLFAVLIGWSAACAVAYLQGFGRRSAWVLAEIVVVVALILSTVFVASEQWALDNQSWPTTLWATNATISAAIQMGAIPGMLAGVAVMIASTVVKGSFNYDLGRNATIVIELAVGLAVGMAAQTARRAHAELERATRLAASLEERDRLSRQVHDGAIQVLALVSRRGREIGGETAELAELAGEQERALRRLVSASDVEPRAGATADIGALLRRRASDRVSVSVPAEPVLLDSAVADELYAAAANALDNVAAHAGADALAYVLLEDLGDSVTISIRDDGVGIAEGRLEAAVAEGRVGVAKSIVGRLEWLGGSAKLTTGPGCGAEWELTVPRR encoded by the coding sequence GTGCGTGACCGCGATCCAGCCACCCCGCTGTGGCGGGCCGCGCAGGTGTTCCGGTTGCTGAGTTGCCTGTACGCGCTGGGGTTTCAGATCGCGGTCAACGACGACCTCGATCACCCGGCCGTCGGCTGGCTGTTGTTCGCGGTGCTCATCGGGTGGAGCGCGGCGTGCGCGGTCGCCTATCTGCAGGGGTTCGGGCGCAGGTCCGCGTGGGTGCTCGCCGAGATCGTGGTCGTGGTGGCACTGATCCTCTCCACGGTGTTCGTCGCCTCCGAACAATGGGCGCTGGACAACCAGTCGTGGCCGACGACGTTGTGGGCCACCAACGCAACGATCTCGGCGGCCATCCAGATGGGCGCGATCCCCGGCATGTTGGCCGGCGTCGCTGTGATGATCGCCTCAACAGTGGTCAAGGGTTCCTTCAACTACGACCTCGGCCGCAACGCGACGATCGTCATCGAACTGGCGGTGGGTCTCGCGGTCGGGATGGCCGCACAGACCGCCAGGCGTGCGCATGCGGAACTCGAACGCGCTACCAGGCTCGCGGCCTCGCTGGAGGAACGCGACCGGCTGTCGCGTCAGGTGCACGACGGCGCCATCCAGGTGCTGGCGCTGGTCTCCCGGCGCGGCCGCGAAATCGGTGGAGAGACAGCCGAACTGGCCGAGCTCGCCGGTGAACAGGAACGTGCGCTGCGCCGCCTCGTCAGCGCCTCCGACGTCGAACCACGGGCGGGGGCCACCGCGGACATCGGGGCGCTGCTGCGGCGACGCGCCTCCGACCGAGTCTCGGTCAGCGTGCCCGCAGAGCCCGTGCTGCTGGACTCCGCCGTCGCCGACGAGTTGTACGCCGCAGCAGCCAACGCGCTGGACAACGTCGCGGCGCATGCGGGGGCCGACGCCCTTGCCTACGTGCTACTGGAGGATCTCGGCGACTCGGTGACGATCAGCATCCGCGACGACGGCGTCGGCATCGCGGAGGGCAGACTGGAGGCGGCCGTCGCGGAGGGTCGCGTCGGAGTCGCCAAATCGATTGTGGGACGGCTGGAGTGGCTGGGTGGCAGCGCCAAGTTGACCACCGGGCCGGGATGTGGGGCGGAATGGGAGCTGACGGTACCCCGACGGTGA
- a CDS encoding response regulator transcription factor, translated as MGADGTPTVMVVDDHPIWRDAVARDLAEDGFTVVATADGVAAARRRAAVVHPDVVVMDMRLSDGDGAQATAEVLAVSPSSRILVLSASDERDDVLEAVKAGATGYLVKSASKQELGSAVRATAEGRAVFTPGLAGLVLGEYRRIAQAPGAGEGTPSLTERETEVLRFVAKGLTAKQIAARLSLSHRTVENHVQATFRKLQVANRVELARYAIEHGLDKDE; from the coding sequence ATGGGAGCTGACGGTACCCCGACGGTGATGGTCGTCGACGACCATCCGATCTGGCGCGACGCCGTGGCCCGCGACCTCGCGGAGGACGGCTTCACAGTGGTGGCGACGGCCGACGGGGTGGCGGCCGCGCGTCGGCGCGCCGCGGTCGTGCACCCCGACGTGGTGGTGATGGACATGAGGCTTTCCGATGGCGACGGTGCGCAGGCCACCGCGGAGGTGCTCGCGGTGTCGCCGTCGTCCCGGATCCTGGTGCTCTCGGCGTCCGACGAGCGCGACGACGTCCTCGAAGCGGTAAAGGCAGGCGCCACAGGCTATCTGGTGAAGAGTGCATCGAAACAGGAACTCGGTTCCGCGGTGCGCGCGACCGCCGAAGGCCGTGCGGTGTTCACACCGGGGTTGGCGGGTCTGGTGTTGGGGGAGTACCGCCGCATCGCGCAGGCCCCTGGCGCGGGCGAGGGCACGCCGAGCCTGACCGAACGCGAAACGGAGGTGCTGCGCTTCGTCGCGAAAGGCCTGACGGCCAAGCAGATCGCGGCCCGACTGTCGCTGAGCCACCGCACCGTGGAGAACCACGTGCAGGCCACGTTCCGCAAGTTACAGGTGGCCAACCGGGTGGAACTGGCGCGGTACGCCATCGAACACGGTTTGGACAAGGACGAGTAG